ATTACCGTACCATTGGCCGTAGCTAGAATAGGCGTCCCAATTGGAGCAGCATAATCTGTACCTTTATGCGGTCTAACTTTATATCCATAATAAGCTATTCTTCTATTTAAATTATAACGAGAAGAAATTCTACTAAACTCTACTGGTGCTTTTAAAAAAGCTCTTCGTAAATTTTTAGCCTGTTCATTATAATATTCTGATATGTTATTCACGGAATCTGTTTCATACGAAAATGCATAAAATGATTCACCATTGTGCTCAAAAAAAGCGGCTTCTATTGGTTCAGCCCCTGCGTAAATACTATCATTAATATATTTTTCTTTATACAGAACTTTAAATTTATCTCCTTTTTGAAGTCTAAAGAAATCTATTGACCATGCATAGATTTCAGATAAGTTATTTGTTACGCCATAATCTATTCCTTGTTCGTTTATAGCTGTAGATAAATTTGAACTTATAACTCCCGAGGCTACACGCTCAACATATTTTACATTTTTCTTACCGCGATATGCAATAACAGAATCGCGAAGATCTACGACAGTATAATTAATACGATCATCTTCATAGATAAAAAATTGTGCTATTTCTGAAGTATCCTTAGATTTTAAAATCGCGTATGGCTTTCCTATCTTAATTCTTCGAACATCAAAAGTATCTTTAAACTCTGTAGATATTTTAAAAATTTTCTGATAGTCTACCTTATTTTTTATCATAAGGTCGCCAAAGCTATCTCCATTGCGAACGGTATCTTTTAAGACAACAAAATCATCTAAATTA
This genomic stretch from Cellulophaga algicola DSM 14237 harbors:
- a CDS encoding M23 family metallopeptidase, whose protein sequence is MQKFCLIVLGCLFLSSCGDEKKEKDTVEKVEIIEKPIVEAYGFNLDDFVVLKDTVRNGDSFGDLMIKNKVDYQKIFKISTEFKDTFDVRRIKIGKPYAILKSKDTSEIAQFFIYEDDRINYTVVDLRDSVIAYRGKKNVKYVERVASGVISSNLSTAINEQGIDYGVTNNLSEIYAWSIDFFRLQKGDKFKVLYKEKYINDSIYAGAEPIEAAFFEHNGESFYAFSYETDSVNNISEYYNEQAKNLRRAFLKAPVEFSRISSRYNLNRRIAYYGYKVRPHKGTDYAAPIGTPILATANGTVIESTRRGGNGKYVKIEHNSTYSTQYLHMKNQNVKKGQYVKQGDVIGWIGMTGNTGGPHVCYRFWKNGKQVDPLREKLPVAEPIVDSLRGRYLEFINPIKAKLDSVPYIEVIEEVKEVIKEEQQLTRK